The Aureispira anguillae genome contains a region encoding:
- a CDS encoding T9SS type A sorting domain-containing protein, which translates to MNLLNVLFIFLLMLFLGKTELIAQNVTIPDANFKAYLVGNTAINTNGDTEIQVTEASAFSGMIDCSNLGITDLTGIETFVNLTILLCTSNNLTSLDLSHNTKLSGLACYFNALNSLDLSQNPDLDYLDCSANYYSLTSLDLSQNTKLSYLDCSNNYSLASLDLRNGNNTMFTNFDASYCSSLTCVDVDDVAYSTANWTQVDPVTSFSSNCSSSTTVYIPDAALKTYLIGNTAINTNGDGEIQISEAAAFSGTINCSSLGVEDLTGIEAFVNLTALNCSHNYALYSVDVSQNVNLTTLTASHCYQLYYINVTQSPNLVTLDCGGSDLYGINVTQNPNLITLNCSSNSNISSLDLSQNTNLVNLNCALIDITSLNLSQNSNLEVLDCSFNTLNSLDLRNGNNTNITTFNAAFNASLNCIDVDNVAYSTANWTNIDAGTSFSTNCNGAAPIVNIPDANFKAYLVGNAAINTNGDTEIQVTEATAFGGRINCPNRNIASLTGIEAFVNLTQLICYRNNLTSLDVSQNTNLNWIHCVGNSITSLDLTQNTNLGWLYCSHNPISSLNVTQNSDLKKLYCGSTQLTSLDLTQNSNLKVVDCSFSTLSSLNIKNGNNTNITTFNAVNNSNLSCIEVDDPAYSTMQWINIDAGTSFSTSCGPQNVPIPNANFSTTLSHNQTSVALNNTSITNEAINLKVYPNPTTKSITLDFGNVYSEANIQITNLTGQIVLNKKLENSSTTTLALEGAAGVYFINIQTEEGSTTTKVIKE; encoded by the coding sequence ATGAACTTATTAAATGTGTTATTTATTTTTCTATTAATGCTATTTTTGGGAAAAACAGAACTAATTGCCCAAAACGTAACGATTCCCGATGCTAATTTTAAGGCTTATTTGGTGGGCAATACTGCAATCAACACCAATGGAGATACTGAAATTCAGGTTACCGAAGCTTCAGCATTTAGTGGAATGATTGATTGCTCTAATTTAGGCATCACAGATTTAACAGGAATAGAAACTTTTGTCAACTTGACCATTCTACTTTGTACGAGTAATAACCTTACCAGTTTAGATTTGAGTCACAATACGAAATTGAGCGGTTTAGCTTGTTATTTTAATGCGCTAAATAGTTTAGATTTGAGTCAGAATCCTGATTTGGACTATTTAGATTGTTCTGCCAATTATTATTCGTTGACAAGCTTAGATTTGAGTCAAAATACGAAATTGAGCTATTTAGATTGTTCGAACAATTATTCGTTGGCAAGCTTAGATTTAAGAAACGGCAACAATACCATGTTTACAAATTTTGACGCCTCCTATTGCTCCAGCCTAACCTGTGTTGATGTAGATGATGTCGCCTATTCAACAGCAAACTGGACGCAGGTAGATCCAGTGACATCCTTCAGTAGCAATTGTAGTAGTAGCACAACTGTATACATCCCTGATGCTGCTTTAAAGACCTATTTGATCGGAAACACTGCGATTAATACCAATGGAGATGGAGAAATTCAGATTTCAGAGGCTGCTGCCTTTAGTGGAACAATAAACTGTAGTAGTTTAGGCGTAGAAGACCTCACAGGGATAGAAGCTTTTGTCAACTTGACAGCGCTAAATTGTTCTCATAATTATGCTTTGTATAGCGTAGATGTAAGTCAGAATGTTAACTTGACGACTCTAACCGCCTCTCATTGTTATCAACTATATTATATAAATGTGACTCAGAGCCCGAACTTGGTAACGCTTGATTGTGGAGGTTCTGATCTATATGGAATCAATGTAACTCAGAATCCAAACTTGATAACGCTTAATTGTAGTAGTAATAGTAATATAAGCAGCTTGGACCTAAGCCAGAACACAAACTTGGTAAATCTAAATTGTGCTTTAATTGATATTACCAGTTTAAATTTGAGTCAAAATTCTAATTTAGAAGTTTTAGATTGCTCTTTTAATACTCTAAATAGCTTAGATTTAAGAAACGGGAATAATACGAATATTACAACTTTTAACGCTGCTTTTAATGCCAGCCTAAACTGCATTGATGTGGATAATGTTGCCTATTCTACTGCTAATTGGACAAACATAGATGCAGGGACTTCATTTAGTACCAATTGTAACGGAGCGGCTCCGATTGTGAACATTCCTGATGCTAATTTTAAAGCTTATTTGGTGGGCAACGCTGCGATTAACACCAATGGTGATACTGAAATTCAGGTTACTGAGGCTACTGCCTTTGGAGGGAGAATTAATTGTCCGAATCGGAATATCGCAAGTTTAACAGGAATAGAAGCCTTTGTCAACTTGACACAGTTAATTTGTTATAGAAATAACTTAACTAGCTTAGATGTGAGCCAAAATACCAACTTGAATTGGATACATTGTGTTGGCAATTCAATTACGAGCTTAGATTTGACGCAAAATACCAACTTGGGATGGCTATATTGCTCTCATAATCCGATAAGTAGTTTAAATGTGACCCAAAATTCGGACTTAAAAAAGTTATATTGCGGTTCTACCCAATTAACTAGCTTAGATTTGACCCAAAATTCAAATTTAAAAGTAGTAGATTGTTCTTTTTCTACCTTAAGCAGTTTAAATATAAAAAATGGGAATAATACGAATATTACAACCTTTAATGCTGTTAACAACTCCAACTTAAGCTGTATTGAGGTGGACGACCCTGCTTATTCTACCATGCAGTGGATCAACATAGATGCAGGGACTTCATTTAGTACCAGTTGCGGTCCTCAAAATGTGCCTATTCCGAATGCTAATTTTAGCACGACGCTATCTCACAACCAAACCAGTGTTGCATTGAATAATACGAGCATTACAAACGAAGCAATCAACCTCAAGGTCTACCCCAACCCAACTACAAAAAGTATTACCCTAGACTTTGGAAACGTTTACTCAGAAGCCAACATTCAAATAACAAATTTAACAGGGCAAATTGTTCTAAATAAAAAACTCGAAAACAGCTCCACAACAACACTAGCATTAGAGGGGGCAGCAGGAGTATATTTTATCAACATTCAAACAGAAGAAGGTAGTACAACCACCAAGGTAATCAAAGAGTAA
- a CDS encoding TolC family protein: MKLISIIIALLLSSPMLILAQETIQLDALVQTAIQNNFNIKIAKNNIEIAASNATIGAAGFLPTADLSAGYTYSNTMTNTTFSGGIPDANEPAAVSQSYNANVNVRYTIFDGLKPVYKLKKSKIEVELSNTKYQQEIEATIYNVIQAYYNLAAAQEDYRISNEKLSLTKIQLQRVETKRKYGQGSEVERLNLLTTYNSDSTQLLRLQLGIRRAVRQLNKVLGTEEVADNAIVEVNTNLDLSLNYESVKTSALKNNLMVLAAQQNIDKANLDYKITQTELYPKLNTTLSYGYNGSKNDVGIMRTNGALGPSINVGLTYNIYGAGAVKRAKTQNKINIKNQELNLDLVRYDIEQNVKDAYVNHENNIALIPIEESNVNLSKERFDRTTKAYNLGQATLLDYQQAELNYIQAQKQVITAKYNAKLSEWELRRLAGTIAQ, translated from the coding sequence ATGAAATTAATAAGCATAATTATAGCCCTCTTATTGAGTAGCCCTATGCTAATCCTCGCACAAGAAACCATCCAGTTGGATGCTCTTGTTCAAACGGCAATTCAAAATAATTTTAATATTAAAATTGCTAAAAATAATATTGAAATTGCGGCTAGCAATGCGACCATAGGGGCAGCAGGTTTTTTGCCGACGGCAGATCTTTCCGCAGGCTATACTTACTCCAATACCATGACCAATACCACCTTTTCGGGTGGTATTCCTGATGCCAATGAACCCGCAGCCGTTTCTCAAAGTTATAACGCCAATGTCAATGTACGCTATACTATTTTTGATGGTTTAAAACCTGTTTATAAGCTCAAAAAATCAAAAATTGAAGTAGAACTGAGCAATACAAAATATCAACAGGAAATTGAAGCAACCATCTATAATGTCATTCAAGCCTATTATAACTTGGCTGCTGCTCAAGAGGATTATAGAATTTCTAATGAAAAACTTAGTCTAACCAAAATTCAGCTCCAACGAGTTGAAACTAAACGAAAATACGGGCAAGGTTCAGAAGTAGAGCGCCTTAATTTACTAACCACTTATAATAGCGACAGCACACAATTGTTGCGCTTACAGTTGGGCATACGCCGTGCTGTCCGACAATTAAATAAAGTATTGGGAACGGAAGAAGTTGCCGATAATGCTATTGTCGAGGTAAATACTAATTTAGACCTCTCGCTCAACTATGAATCGGTCAAAACATCAGCCCTCAAAAACAACTTAATGGTTTTGGCTGCTCAACAGAATATTGACAAGGCCAACCTTGATTACAAAATTACGCAAACTGAATTGTACCCCAAACTCAACACCACCTTATCCTATGGTTATAATGGTTCCAAAAATGATGTTGGTATTATGCGAACCAATGGTGCATTGGGCCCATCCATCAATGTTGGTTTGACGTATAACATCTATGGTGCAGGAGCCGTAAAACGAGCCAAAACTCAAAATAAAATTAACATCAAAAATCAAGAGCTGAACTTGGATTTAGTGCGTTATGATATCGAACAAAATGTCAAAGACGCTTATGTTAATCACGAAAATAACATCGCACTTATTCCTATAGAAGAAAGCAATGTAAACCTGAGCAAAGAACGCTTTGACCGCACCACAAAAGCTTATAATTTGGGGCAGGCTACCTTGTTGGATTACCAACAAGCTGAGTTGAATTATATTCAAGCACAAAAGCAGGTGATTACCGCTAAATACAATGCTAAATTGTCAGAATGGGAATTGCGCCGTTTGGCAGGAACGATTGCCCAATAA